The proteins below are encoded in one region of Manis pentadactyla isolate mManPen7 chromosome 2, mManPen7.hap1, whole genome shotgun sequence:
- the ATOH8 gene encoding transcription factor ATOH8 isoform X4 codes for MKHIPVLEDGPWKTVCVKELNGLKKLKRKAKEPARRANGYKTFRLDLQAPEHGATATNGLRDRTLRLQPVSAPVPVPVAPAVPSGGGADTAGKRGGVRAPEVSDARKRGFALGAVGPGLPTPPPPPPPPPPPPPSVPQGQVPGGPEAQPFREPGLRPRILLCAPPARPTPSAPPAPPESSVRPAPPTRPAESSYSPISHVIYNNHPDSSASPRKRPGEATAAASEIKALQQTRRLLANARERTRVHTISAAFEALRKQVPCYSYGQKLSKLAILRIACNYILSLARLADLDYSADHSNLSFSECVQRCTHTLQAEGRAKKRKTCVKSGI; via the exons ATGAAGCACATCCCGGTTCTCGAGGACGGGCCATGGAAGACCGTGTGCGTGAAGGAGCTAAACGGCCTCAAGAAGCTCAAGCGGAAAGCCAAGGAACCGGCGCGGCGCGCGAACGGCTATAAAACTTTCCGATTGGACTTGCAAGCGCCGGAGCACGGCGCCACCGCCACCAACGGGCTAAGGGACAGGACCCTGCGGCTGCAGCCGGTCTCGGCCCCGGTGCCTGTCCCGGTGGCGCCGGCCGTTCCCTCAGGCGGGGGCGCGGACACGGCGGGGAAGCGCGGGGGCGTCCGGGCGCCGGAGGTCTCGGACGCGCGGAAACGCGGCTTCGCCCTGGGCGCAGTGGGACCGGGACTCCCCacgccgccgccaccgccaccgccaccgccgccgccgccgccttccGTGCCCCAGGGCCAGGTACCTGGGGGCCCCGAGGCACAGCCTTTCCGGGAGCCTGGCCTGCGCCCCCGCATCTTGTTGTGCGCACCGCCTGCACGCCCCACGCCGTCGGCGCCCCCTGCGCCTCCAGAGTCCTCCGTGCGTCCAGCGCCCCCCACACGCCCGGCGGAAAGTTCTTACTCGCCAATTTCACACGTAATTTACAATAACCACCCGGATTCCTCTGCGTCGCCTAGGAAACGGCCAGGCGAAGCGACCGCCGCAGCCTCCGAGATCAAAGCCTTGCAGCAGACCCGGAGGCTCCTGGCGAACGCCAGGGAGCGGACGCGGGTTCACACCATCAGCGCAGCTTTCGAGGCGCTCAGGAAGCAG GTGCCGTGTTACTCGTACGGGCAGAAGCTGTCCAAATTGGCCATCCTGAGGATCGCCTGTAACTACATCCTGTCTCTGGCGCGGCTGGCTGACCTTGACTACAGCGCTGACCACAGCAACCTCAGCTTCTCCGAGTGCGTGCAGCGCTGCACCCACACCCTGCAGGCTGAGGGCCGTGCCAAGAAGCGCAAG ACCTGTGTGAAGAGTGGGATTTAA
- the ATOH8 gene encoding transcription factor ATOH8 isoform X1, with translation MKHIPVLEDGPWKTVCVKELNGLKKLKRKAKEPARRANGYKTFRLDLQAPEHGATATNGLRDRTLRLQPVSAPVPVPVAPAVPSGGGADTAGKRGGVRAPEVSDARKRGFALGAVGPGLPTPPPPPPPPPPPPPSVPQGQVPGGPEAQPFREPGLRPRILLCAPPARPTPSAPPAPPESSVRPAPPTRPAESSYSPISHVIYNNHPDSSASPRKRPGEATAAASEIKALQQTRRLLANARERTRVHTISAAFEALRKQVPCYSYGQKLSKLAILRIACNYILSLARLADLDYSADHSNLSFSECVQRCTHTLQAEGRAKKRKLLFLKQQLLGASEEEEEEEEEEQHLDWADSSGSQGVLAITLQLLDAWDF, from the exons ATGAAGCACATCCCGGTTCTCGAGGACGGGCCATGGAAGACCGTGTGCGTGAAGGAGCTAAACGGCCTCAAGAAGCTCAAGCGGAAAGCCAAGGAACCGGCGCGGCGCGCGAACGGCTATAAAACTTTCCGATTGGACTTGCAAGCGCCGGAGCACGGCGCCACCGCCACCAACGGGCTAAGGGACAGGACCCTGCGGCTGCAGCCGGTCTCGGCCCCGGTGCCTGTCCCGGTGGCGCCGGCCGTTCCCTCAGGCGGGGGCGCGGACACGGCGGGGAAGCGCGGGGGCGTCCGGGCGCCGGAGGTCTCGGACGCGCGGAAACGCGGCTTCGCCCTGGGCGCAGTGGGACCGGGACTCCCCacgccgccgccaccgccaccgccaccgccgccgccgccgccttccGTGCCCCAGGGCCAGGTACCTGGGGGCCCCGAGGCACAGCCTTTCCGGGAGCCTGGCCTGCGCCCCCGCATCTTGTTGTGCGCACCGCCTGCACGCCCCACGCCGTCGGCGCCCCCTGCGCCTCCAGAGTCCTCCGTGCGTCCAGCGCCCCCCACACGCCCGGCGGAAAGTTCTTACTCGCCAATTTCACACGTAATTTACAATAACCACCCGGATTCCTCTGCGTCGCCTAGGAAACGGCCAGGCGAAGCGACCGCCGCAGCCTCCGAGATCAAAGCCTTGCAGCAGACCCGGAGGCTCCTGGCGAACGCCAGGGAGCGGACGCGGGTTCACACCATCAGCGCAGCTTTCGAGGCGCTCAGGAAGCAG GTGCCGTGTTACTCGTACGGGCAGAAGCTGTCCAAATTGGCCATCCTGAGGATCGCCTGTAACTACATCCTGTCTCTGGCGCGGCTGGCTGACCTTGACTACAGCGCTGACCACAGCAACCTCAGCTTCTCCGAGTGCGTGCAGCGCTGCACCCACACCCTGCAGGCTGAGGGCCGTGCCAAGAAGCGCAAG CTCCTGTTTTTAAAGCAGCAACTCCTGGGAGCTtctgaagaagaggaggaggaagaggaggaagagcagcACCTGGACTGG GCAGATTCTTCTGGCTCACAAGGAGTTCTGGCCATAACTTTGCAACTGTTAGATGCCTGGGACTTCTGA
- the ATOH8 gene encoding transcription factor ATOH8 isoform X2, which produces MKHIPVLEDGPWKTVCVKELNGLKKLKRKAKEPARRANGYKTFRLDLQAPEHGATATNGLRDRTLRLQPVSAPVPVPVAPAVPSGGGADTAGKRGGVRAPEVSDARKRGFALGAVGPGLPTPPPPPPPPPPPPPSVPQGQVPGGPEAQPFREPGLRPRILLCAPPARPTPSAPPAPPESSVRPAPPTRPAESSYSPISHVIYNNHPDSSASPRKRPGEATAAASEIKALQQTRRLLANARERTRVHTISAAFEALRKQVPCYSYGQKLSKLAILRIACNYILSLARLADLDYSADHSNLSFSECVQRCTHTLQAEGRAKKRKLLFLKQQLLGASEEEEEEEEEEQHLDWE; this is translated from the exons ATGAAGCACATCCCGGTTCTCGAGGACGGGCCATGGAAGACCGTGTGCGTGAAGGAGCTAAACGGCCTCAAGAAGCTCAAGCGGAAAGCCAAGGAACCGGCGCGGCGCGCGAACGGCTATAAAACTTTCCGATTGGACTTGCAAGCGCCGGAGCACGGCGCCACCGCCACCAACGGGCTAAGGGACAGGACCCTGCGGCTGCAGCCGGTCTCGGCCCCGGTGCCTGTCCCGGTGGCGCCGGCCGTTCCCTCAGGCGGGGGCGCGGACACGGCGGGGAAGCGCGGGGGCGTCCGGGCGCCGGAGGTCTCGGACGCGCGGAAACGCGGCTTCGCCCTGGGCGCAGTGGGACCGGGACTCCCCacgccgccgccaccgccaccgccaccgccgccgccgccgccttccGTGCCCCAGGGCCAGGTACCTGGGGGCCCCGAGGCACAGCCTTTCCGGGAGCCTGGCCTGCGCCCCCGCATCTTGTTGTGCGCACCGCCTGCACGCCCCACGCCGTCGGCGCCCCCTGCGCCTCCAGAGTCCTCCGTGCGTCCAGCGCCCCCCACACGCCCGGCGGAAAGTTCTTACTCGCCAATTTCACACGTAATTTACAATAACCACCCGGATTCCTCTGCGTCGCCTAGGAAACGGCCAGGCGAAGCGACCGCCGCAGCCTCCGAGATCAAAGCCTTGCAGCAGACCCGGAGGCTCCTGGCGAACGCCAGGGAGCGGACGCGGGTTCACACCATCAGCGCAGCTTTCGAGGCGCTCAGGAAGCAG GTGCCGTGTTACTCGTACGGGCAGAAGCTGTCCAAATTGGCCATCCTGAGGATCGCCTGTAACTACATCCTGTCTCTGGCGCGGCTGGCTGACCTTGACTACAGCGCTGACCACAGCAACCTCAGCTTCTCCGAGTGCGTGCAGCGCTGCACCCACACCCTGCAGGCTGAGGGCCGTGCCAAGAAGCGCAAG CTCCTGTTTTTAAAGCAGCAACTCCTGGGAGCTtctgaagaagaggaggaggaagaggaggaagagcagcACCTGGACTGG
- the ATOH8 gene encoding transcription factor ATOH8 isoform X3, translating to MKHIPVLEDGPWKTVCVKELNGLKKLKRKAKEPARRANGYKTFRLDLQAPEHGATATNGLRDRTLRLQPVSAPVPVPVAPAVPSGGGADTAGKRGGVRAPEVSDARKRGFALGAVGPGLPTPPPPPPPPPPPPPSVPQGQVPGGPEAQPFREPGLRPRILLCAPPARPTPSAPPAPPESSVRPAPPTRPAESSYSPISHVIYNNHPDSSASPRKRPGEATAAASEIKALQQTRRLLANARERTRVHTISAAFEALRKQVPCYSYGQKLSKLAILRIACNYILSLARLADLDYSADHSNLSFSECVQRCTHTLQAEGRAKKRKADSSGSQGVLAITLQLLDAWDF from the exons ATGAAGCACATCCCGGTTCTCGAGGACGGGCCATGGAAGACCGTGTGCGTGAAGGAGCTAAACGGCCTCAAGAAGCTCAAGCGGAAAGCCAAGGAACCGGCGCGGCGCGCGAACGGCTATAAAACTTTCCGATTGGACTTGCAAGCGCCGGAGCACGGCGCCACCGCCACCAACGGGCTAAGGGACAGGACCCTGCGGCTGCAGCCGGTCTCGGCCCCGGTGCCTGTCCCGGTGGCGCCGGCCGTTCCCTCAGGCGGGGGCGCGGACACGGCGGGGAAGCGCGGGGGCGTCCGGGCGCCGGAGGTCTCGGACGCGCGGAAACGCGGCTTCGCCCTGGGCGCAGTGGGACCGGGACTCCCCacgccgccgccaccgccaccgccaccgccgccgccgccgccttccGTGCCCCAGGGCCAGGTACCTGGGGGCCCCGAGGCACAGCCTTTCCGGGAGCCTGGCCTGCGCCCCCGCATCTTGTTGTGCGCACCGCCTGCACGCCCCACGCCGTCGGCGCCCCCTGCGCCTCCAGAGTCCTCCGTGCGTCCAGCGCCCCCCACACGCCCGGCGGAAAGTTCTTACTCGCCAATTTCACACGTAATTTACAATAACCACCCGGATTCCTCTGCGTCGCCTAGGAAACGGCCAGGCGAAGCGACCGCCGCAGCCTCCGAGATCAAAGCCTTGCAGCAGACCCGGAGGCTCCTGGCGAACGCCAGGGAGCGGACGCGGGTTCACACCATCAGCGCAGCTTTCGAGGCGCTCAGGAAGCAG GTGCCGTGTTACTCGTACGGGCAGAAGCTGTCCAAATTGGCCATCCTGAGGATCGCCTGTAACTACATCCTGTCTCTGGCGCGGCTGGCTGACCTTGACTACAGCGCTGACCACAGCAACCTCAGCTTCTCCGAGTGCGTGCAGCGCTGCACCCACACCCTGCAGGCTGAGGGCCGTGCCAAGAAGCGCAAG GCAGATTCTTCTGGCTCACAAGGAGTTCTGGCCATAACTTTGCAACTGTTAGATGCCTGGGACTTCTGA
- the ATOH8 gene encoding transcription factor ATOH8 isoform X5 codes for MKHIPVLEDGPWKTVCVKELNGLKKLKRKAKEPARRANGYKTFRLDLQAPEHGATATNGLRDRTLRLQPVSAPVPVPVAPAVPSGGGADTAGKRGGVRAPEVSDARKRGFALGAVGPGLPTPPPPPPPPPPPPPSVPQGQVPGGPEAQPFREPGLRPRILLCAPPARPTPSAPPAPPESSVRPAPPTRPAESSYSPISHVIYNNHPDSSASPRKRPGEATAAASEIKALQQTRRLLANARERTRVHTISAAFEALRKQVPCYSYGQKLSKLAILRIACNYILSLARLADLDYSADHSNLSFSECVQRCTHTLQAEGRAKKRKE; via the exons ATGAAGCACATCCCGGTTCTCGAGGACGGGCCATGGAAGACCGTGTGCGTGAAGGAGCTAAACGGCCTCAAGAAGCTCAAGCGGAAAGCCAAGGAACCGGCGCGGCGCGCGAACGGCTATAAAACTTTCCGATTGGACTTGCAAGCGCCGGAGCACGGCGCCACCGCCACCAACGGGCTAAGGGACAGGACCCTGCGGCTGCAGCCGGTCTCGGCCCCGGTGCCTGTCCCGGTGGCGCCGGCCGTTCCCTCAGGCGGGGGCGCGGACACGGCGGGGAAGCGCGGGGGCGTCCGGGCGCCGGAGGTCTCGGACGCGCGGAAACGCGGCTTCGCCCTGGGCGCAGTGGGACCGGGACTCCCCacgccgccgccaccgccaccgccaccgccgccgccgccgccttccGTGCCCCAGGGCCAGGTACCTGGGGGCCCCGAGGCACAGCCTTTCCGGGAGCCTGGCCTGCGCCCCCGCATCTTGTTGTGCGCACCGCCTGCACGCCCCACGCCGTCGGCGCCCCCTGCGCCTCCAGAGTCCTCCGTGCGTCCAGCGCCCCCCACACGCCCGGCGGAAAGTTCTTACTCGCCAATTTCACACGTAATTTACAATAACCACCCGGATTCCTCTGCGTCGCCTAGGAAACGGCCAGGCGAAGCGACCGCCGCAGCCTCCGAGATCAAAGCCTTGCAGCAGACCCGGAGGCTCCTGGCGAACGCCAGGGAGCGGACGCGGGTTCACACCATCAGCGCAGCTTTCGAGGCGCTCAGGAAGCAG GTGCCGTGTTACTCGTACGGGCAGAAGCTGTCCAAATTGGCCATCCTGAGGATCGCCTGTAACTACATCCTGTCTCTGGCGCGGCTGGCTGACCTTGACTACAGCGCTGACCACAGCAACCTCAGCTTCTCCGAGTGCGTGCAGCGCTGCACCCACACCCTGCAGGCTGAGGGCCGTGCCAAGAAGCGCAAG